In the Salvia miltiorrhiza cultivar Shanhuang (shh) chromosome 8, IMPLAD_Smil_shh, whole genome shotgun sequence genome, GAAATAAGTACTTAAACCATGTGTTTGTCGATTGCTTGAAGTCATATGGAATCCATCCACAATGGACTCCTCTAGGGATACCTTATCTGAGTTGGGTATCCGAAAGGAGAAATCGAACTTCATTAGATATGGTTCGATCCATAATGAGCTTCTCAAAACTTTCAGTGTATCTTTGGGACCATGCCTTGTTTATTATTGATTATATTCTGAACCAAGTTCCACTTGAATTAGTTGAGTAAATATCATATGAATGTGGTATTGAAAGAAGCATAGTTTACACATGTGTGAACCTTGGGTTACACTACATATGTAGAGAAAATGCTCGCTGATTAGTTGGAATCAAAAGTGAGAAGTGTTACTTTGTGGGATATCCGAAGAAAACACGAGAATACTACTATTTTCTTGGAAAATATAAGTTCTCAGTTTTAGGATTGCGATGTTTCTTGAAAAGACTTGGTCTATAGAGAACAAGATCGTTATGACTTAGATCTTGACAAGATTTGAGAGCCATAAAGTCAACTTTGAGGAAGAAAACTTGTTAGATAGTCTAAACAAGGATTTAGTGGGAGCTGTTCATGATCTCATTGGTATTGATGCACTATTTAGAGCGTCATCTACATCCAATAAGACCAGTATTGAAGATTTTGCAAAAATGCAAGATTCTTCAATACGGGGGGAGATATGACATTGGATGTCGAAGATTCTTCATCATGATATAGCGGATCAACTTCCTCAAGTTCAGAATAACGAAGAGCCTGCACAAATGCAACGTCGTATAAGTTCTAGAGAACGTAAACCAGTCAAAGAATTAATCTATTGGTCTAAGATCAATACGAGAAATAATTTGAAACTGGTAATGATCTTAGAATTTATGCGAAACTATGATAGTCATagattcttagaagtggcaaGAAGCCATAAAATCTGAATGGACCGGTTAGTGGCAAAAGATTATAGTAAGTGCGAGAGCATGGATTATGATCTTTTCGTCAATTGCAAAAGTCAAGTCCATTGAGATTTTACTTGTTGTTATGAACTAAAACAAGCTTCTAGAATATGGAACAAATGTTTTGACAAAGAAatcaaatcgtttgattttggTCAAAAGTAAAGAAAGTATTGTGTTTATAGGAAACACAAGAATGAGAAcacaattttcatcatcatttatgtatgacatattgaaaatgaaaattattgtactTATGATGCAATCCATGAAAGACTAGTTGTAAATTTCCTTCAAGGTGAAGGATTTGAGTAAAGCCTATTCTATCCTTGGAATCCAGATCTATTGAGTTTGAGCTAATAGATTGTTAGGCTATCAAAATCCACTTACATAGACAAGATGTTAAGGCAATACTCCATGAAGAAGTCCGAAAGGACATCTACCAATGGAATATGGCATCTTTTTGTCAAGGAAGGATTGTCCTTCTAATGACAATGAGATTTAATGCACAAAGAATGATCCTAACGCTAGGGCAATAGGATGGTCATGAATGTCATGATTTTCACTACACAAGGTGTAGTTTGTGTGCTTAGCATCGTTGGCAGATTTTAAGAGATATTAGAAACAAGAGATTATGTTAGAGCACGTTCCCACATAAGAGGACATAGCTAATCCTTTTGACCAGTTGTTATGCATTATGAATCATAACAAGCACTTTGAGTGTTTGGACATTGGATATCTTTGAGATTGGCTTTAGTCAGTGGGAGTAAAAGTAATATGTCTAGAAATAATCTGTGTTGAGACTTATTACTTGATCACATTTATGACATTTGATGTCACTAATGGCATTATGCATTTATTTGATTGATTACTTTGATTATTTGTTCTCATTCAATTAAATGTTCCCATGAGTTAATACTGTTGCTAATTTAGTGGGAGATCAGCAATAGAGTATAACTCTTAAAGAGCCCCAACTAAGGATCATCAAGATTGGGATATTGATGATATGTTATAAGTTGGCATGCGATCTGTATCACATTCTTAGAGAATATAGTTGTTCCCACGACTATGAGATATTAGATACTCGTGATAGATGCATGGATACTTTAGAGAGTATTGGCATACCCAACCAATATATCATTTGTTTTGGTGTCTATGTTTATTGGTGTGTGGAGATTGTGacagtcctttgacttgagggcAATGCTTATCTTACTTATTGAATGGTATActttgaccaagtacaatgcttgcacttgacaaacatggttttcgtacctcaatatcgcatgaattattgtcattttcccccatgaattgattgctaatatgtgtttgtatcccaattttgagttttgttgagttttgattccttggtgtagttttggagtgatttcagggaaaatcaaggattaattggaggattttaaagacatgagatcgaagtacgtctcgataggaattcgtgagcgcaaacggtgaccaaatccgagtccggacgagggagaacggagccgaacaagctgactgcgcataaagcccaggcacccgcggtccgggccgcggccacgggcccgaccgcgggcctctgctccaaaattgcccagtaacccgcggtccgggccgcggccacgggcccgaccgcgggcctctgctccagagcagtccagaaTGTTTTTTACagtcacccgcggtccgagccgcggccgcggcccatgaccgcggcctcccctgcttctagccgcgttttcaaccgcggttcatgccgtgaccgcggggaagaggctgggatccgccttttggtgggcccagacgtgatttttagcccaaaactccatttttcccctcttttctcaCATCTATCATCACACACACCCactccatcttccccaacactccaattccaaaccctagcctccattctctaccatttttctctcttccacacacaagaacaacaccaaaatcaaagaaagaaggggaagacttggaaaggagctcatcaagactacatgattgaagatcaagattataggatttgtctatgaatctctatctctctatatctttatttatgttttcttatgacttgggatttgtttttattatgaatatgcttggctaaaatcctttatcttagggattagattagatggatttgtaatggattgatttctttgtttaatatatatcttgattgtgcttattgttatcttttcaagtcctagatttatctcttgtatgattggttggccaccttttgtgcatttctaatttgtgatttgaatcgggagaggataattacaatagattaggagtttgatacatatcatctcaataaaccgggaggttgagaggtgggtgagggcttattgatcttttgtgctattgggagttataggttagaaattgaccggggacggcaattgtgacccgtaatctactgttttagtcgtccgggagggggctaaaactagtggggagatcgtcctagataagtaggccatatcaagatttatattgatttagattgaagttcattacgatccattgaaatctagtccctaggataactttccttcgagtcattccccaatttgtTAACTAAAATtgttttgttgttattttagtttacttgctttatttagctttgttttagttctcaacacctcttcatctttggttgtctaaatagattgaaaacaactcattaataatatttagaagtttaaattcaccaatccttgtgggatacgaccttgcttccctatattgcaactacaccgtatacttgcggcgtggtgaaaataatagcgaacagcACTCCAACCAAAGGGGTAGatacggcttgtgttgggtaTATCGGGATATAAGGGAAGGTGGTAGTTGTGCCAAGATAGGATTCATTCCTCGATTAACATTTCGAGAAGAACACTCAGTTTCTCTATATTACTTGACCGTTAAGTCACTGGCCAGTGCAATTGATATGTTCGAACTTTAAAAGTTGAACATGATCGATGGAggtcatttaataaagatgagataaattGATTGAGCTATTGGAAAGACACAATGACAAATTCTAGGCTCTatcgagtggttcgtgaatgaaAGGATGTTACTATATCTTCGCATAAAGGTTTTGTTTACAgaatccacgtaaacgttcttcatatatcgagttcgctacacaacgcagtctaggagttttgtgtagactttaatttgattatcgacgataatggaggcctattgggtcacactttatgtgtattgttgattcgctcaagggtgcaaagatagtgcttggtgtttaatctaatgctagtccaagtgggagattgaaagttatatggactagattaggatatatttgatatattctaataagctttaattaattagtaaatagtttgactattggattaattaattggagacaAAAGAAAAGCCCGGCCTGTTTAACTTAGGGTTTACAGGCGTGTCTTATTCCTATAAGAAtaggaatatatttcttttgtctgTATGAGATGAAAACACGTGAGATACGTAAAATcacaagagagaaaacacttagagcactatagaattcaatcggagatttcctagctttcgaagattgaattgtgcatcgggaattgttcctgcatcgaatctgcaatatgcgtggataccatagtagtggattcaactgCAGGATTGCTAGAAGAATTGCTACAGGATTGTTTGCTACACAACAAGTAAGTCATTCTAACTGTTGTTGTGTGTTTGTAATATCTacacatgaatcaattgtaaatctagatcttttccttgactgttatttccgctgcgtatcattagatgatgtcaaggatttccaacacTTTGCCTATGGAAACCAATCATTTACTTCGTGTGATATATTACTCTATTCAATTGTGTGTGCCAGCAGTAGCGTGGGGAATAATTCAACACACTTTGAAACAAGTAGTGAAAGTTTAGATTTGCTCTTATGAGATTTGATACTTTTAATTTGTGTCAAAtattggaaaagaaatgagacatttaaagtcATAAATTTTTGTTAGGATAAATCTTTTCATACATAGTATGTATAAACATAATaggatattttagtaaattATCATTAACTAAAATGTGTTTTTACATTTATAGCCTTGACCGAGTTTTATGGAAAGaaattaattatcaaatttcaaatatcaaaataaatttcttttctTAATAGTTAAATATCATTTCCCTATatagattaaattaattatactatgtttaactaattaattactGCCTAATatacattgatttatttttggatataCTAACTTGATTTGCTTTAAATAGTGAAATATATTGTGccctaaataataataataataataataataagggtaaatatcacgaaaacccctgaagtatacccgttttatcaaaaataccctgaaactttcaaaatgttctttaaaccctcaaactatcaggtttttatcaaatatatcccgcatctatttttttgtcaccaaaaacgtgatgtggctcaccggatgccacaatgtaatttatattatatttttaaaaaatgcaatgacaaaaacggcgtcatttcgtaccatatcttttaaaagaaattcactctaaaatttaaaattcactcatATCGtatttgaaattcacgctaataacctagaattatggATAAACACAATAGAacatggtacgaaacgaagtcgttttttccatgtcatttaaaaaatatagaatataaattacattgtggcatccggcgagtcatatcacgtttctggtaaccgaaaaatagatacgggatatatttgataaaaacctgatagtttgaaggtttagagaacatttcaaaagtttcagggtatttttgataaagtgggtatagttcaggggttttcgtgatatttaccctaataaTAAACTAATAAATACACCGAAGATATGTTTTAGATTGGCGGTAAACACTAATACTAAAATTAAACATATCCATTGCTTAAAAGCCAAAGAAACCAAGCTTGCTTGCTTTCTCTTTCGCAATCGTCTCAAAATATTGATAGATGTCTGATAGTCACGGCAAGAAGAATTTCAGTTCATGAACCGATGACACCCATGaaacattaattttatatattgttAGTATCATTTTAAGAAttggttttttttaaaaaaatattacattgtATTCTTGATTATAGCTCTTTATAAATTTAACATAGTTTATTTTATATAGAGAAGTACATATAATTTGGCATatataaaagatttttttttgttattattgaatATAGAAAAAAAGATGACAATGAATTAGGTTAATATTTGATAGGTCTTAGGATCAATACCTTTTAGAagcattactttttttttttcgtatttTTTCATTTCTAGAATGAAAGGCTGTATACTGTTCAGTTTGGTCACTCATCCAATTCTATTccttatctctctctcactcaaattctctctttctctctttaaGTTATCAGCTAGCACAAAGCATGGAAGCAGCAGCTGCTACCGCCGTCCTTAAAGTTCTAGTTCAAAAACTCATCGACCTCCCCATGAAAGAGATCTCTCAAATCCGAGGTTTCCGCAAAAATGCAGAAAAGCTAGCTGGAAGTCTCGACATGATCCAGAAATTCTTGCACAATGCTGAGATGCGTGCCATCACCAGCGATGCTGCTGTCAAGTGCTGGTTGAAGAAGCTTGAAGACGTGGCGTTCGATGCTGACAATGTTTTGGATGATATCAACTATCATATTCTCTCCAAACAAATTAAGGCCACCAAACCCATGAAGGCGAAGATATTATCAGGCTTCTCATCATCCGTCAATTCTATTGCGCGTCCGAGAAATATGGCTGTTAGAATCAAGAAAATCAATAAGAATTTGGAGTCCATTAAGAAAGAGGCCACCGACCTTGGCCTCGTAGTGAGGCTTGCCATTGCCAATGAGCCCACTTTGGTTGATGCTTCTTTGGAAACTGATTCATACACTCGTGATCCAATTTTTATTGGAAGAGATGATGCTGTGTCGGAAATAGTTCGGACGCTTATAAATGGCATCAAAACTGATGAACGTGCAGTTTCCATCCTTCCAATTGTGGGGATGGGGGGATTGGGGAAGACGACATTGACTAGGAAAGTCTTCAATTGTCTGAAGGATGAGAGTCGGTTTGGATCGCATTTGTGGGTGCATGTTTCCCCAAATTTTGATGCAATAACTCTTTTCAAGAAAATTCTCAATAACTTGACATCTTGTCAAGTTGAAATTGCGAGCAGGGAAGATATTCTTGCAAAGCTTAAAGAAGCTTTGAAAGATAAAACTTATCTTCTTGTGCTTGACGATGTATGGAACCAAGATGGTTTGAAATGGGAAGATTTTATGAATTCTTTTTCGGGAGTTAGTTGTGTCAAGGGAAATGCCATCATTGTTACTACCAGAAATATGGAGGTGGCTTCAATTGTGAATACACTTCATATACATGAGTTGAAAGGCTTATCGAAGGAAGAGTGTTGGTCGATAATTAAAGTAAAAGCCTTCGGAAAAAAAGATGTTCCATCAGAATTTAAGGCCATTGGGAGAAAGATTGCAAGGAGGTGTCAAGGTTTGCCATTAGCTGCCAACATAGTTGGGGGAGTGCTACGCAATAAATCCGAGGAGAAATGGCGTTCAGTCGAGGAGAAATGGCTTTCAGCCGATGAAGGAGGAGATAATATCACAAATATATTGAGACTGAGCTTCGATAATTTGTCTTTGCCATCACTTAAGAAGTGCTTAGCATACTGTGCGATGTTTCCTAAAGGCTCCAAAATCAGCAAATGGAAACTGATTGAGATGTGGATGGCAGAAGGTTTTCTTCAAGCTGATGAAAGGGATGAGATGGAGTCCGTGGGCGAAAAATTTATCAACATTCTTCTGCACAACTCTTTACTACAAGTTTCTAAGAGAGATGATGACGGAAATGTTAAAAAGTGTGGTATGCATGATCTTGTGCACGATCTCGCTTGTTCTGTTTCAAGCTCCTCTAACAGTACAGGTGGTAGCAGCCGAGTTCGATACATGACTCTCGAAGACAACTATTGTAGCGACGAATCAAGTGGTATCCCAAAAGAAATGGCAAAGTCTTTGCGTACATTACTAATAACATCCAAAGCTGATATTTCTGATATCAACTTCTCAGACTTGGAAAGTTTGCATGTTTTACATCTTCACTCTGAAGTTCTAAACGAGCTGCCAAGTTCGATTCGGAAGTTGATACATTTGAGAGATTTTGATATTTCAAAGACAAGAATTGAAGTTTTGCCGGATTGGATTGGTGAATTCTTTCACTTGCAGACGTTGAGAGTAGAGGCAGGATGGTTGAGAAAACTGCCAAGTACGATTAAGTACTTGATTAACTTGAGGCATCTTTATATTGACTGGAGGGTAGAGTTGCCTATGGGAATTGGGAGATTAACTTCTCTCCAAACGCTAACGCACTTTCCAGTGGGCGATGAGAATGGCTGCAAAATTGAAGAGCTCGGAAGTTTGAATAATCTTAAAGGAGAGGTAAGGATTTGGAAACTCGAAAGGGTTCATGACAAGGAAGAGGCTGGGAAAGCCAATTtattcaaaaagtcaaaaatattGAAGTTGTGTATGAAATGGGATCCGAGAAGAGAAGGTGAAAGAAATGATGAGGATGTATTGGAAGGCCTTCAACCTCACTCACATCTGAGGGAGTTAGTGATTGATGAATTCAATGGAAAAAGATTTCCATTATGGACTCGGAAGATGGCAGTTCGACATATGCCCGGAGGCTCTTGGGTGGTGCTTAACAATTTAATGTCGTTATCACTCATTCGCTGCAGAGAATTTGAAGAGATCCCAATGTTGGGGCACTTGCCAAATCTCAAGTCCCTTCAGTTGCATGAATTGAGTAATTTGAAGTATATAAATTCATCATTCTACGGAATGGTGAACAAGGACACACGCATTGTTTTTCCAGCTCTCGAGAAGTTCACATTGGAAGACATGCCTATGCTGGCAGAGTGGGCAGAAATAGAAATTTCGGATGGAAGTGAAGTGAAGCTATTTCCTCGCCTCCGATATTTGGAAATTGAGAATTGCAAGCAATTGATGAGTGTTCCAAGTCATGTCTCGTCATGCCTTGAAGAATTGAGTATTGTTAAGATTGGTGTGGAATGTCTGTCAGCTGATTGGTTATTGAGTAACAGCGAGACTCTCTCAAATTTGACTATAAGTTACTGCACGAATTTGAGAGAAATACTATCAAATAGGTGGGGAGAAGAAGAATCAGAAGGAAGAAGCTTCAGAATCACATCCCTCCCTATATTCCCTCGTCTAAAAGATTTGTATATTCTACACGTTCCTAAGTTAAGTTTGGAGACTGTGGATGCAATGCGGCGCCTCCAAATTGATGGCTACAAACGCATTGACCCGTGACGGTCACGGTGTCGGTGAGTATCAAATATCTTTTCTAGAAACAGTTGTatgtgtattttatttgaaaaagaaattccAATTATTAGAAATTGAAGCAGCCCACTAAAATCTAGTATTATCTTATTCTATGGAGTTTCTAAGAATTGAGATTCAACGTACCACACTTGATGCCCCACTTTcagttttatttatatttttctctaATTTAAACTTTgaatgctttagtttaattttgtgattattaattagggTTCATTCCATCTAATTAGggtatgtaattatttttttatcatttaatttcacttttattagttaataataggttgaaAAATTCGAAATCatggtatataattttataaaaaaatattttttttgaaataaatattaagaataattcatagtattataattttattttttaaaaaaatattactcccttcgtccccatatttatgcatatctttcctttttggaacgtcccccaaatttatgcatactatatttttggacactaccccaCACATAATTCTTACAATTTAATCCTTctaacttacactatttacccGCAATCTACTTAACAATCCCCTCAATGTGTGATCCATTCTCTACTATCAATATTtcaaacaactttttattaaaactcgtgtcgtggTCAACCATGCATATTTAGGGACATAGactattaaaataatagatataagaataaaatatagtgACATACATAAAATTGTGGAACAATGAATCTAATCCCTTAGTTTTGTGCTCCACTTCATCTCAATATATATGCTTAAACAATAGgtgattaattattttgagttttttttactatatttttacaGCGACCGCATCATCTTAGCTTTCTTTTCCATTAATTCTTTTTTGCGTTGATACAGTTAATTTGATTCTGATGAAAGTGAAGAGGTCTAGTGAAGAAGGAATAAGTGAGTATCCCATTTTCTCCATGATGACTTAAGTTGCTCAACctcttttcataatttttttgtatatatattctttCTTTAAACTTTAGTTGATAGGATTATTATGTCGATGGTTGAAGACGATGCATGTTTGGATACCAATTTGTTTCACAATTCATATGATTCTCGAAGACTCAAACTTTATTGAAACGATGAAATCGAAAGAGTCTTTTCCTGGGAAAGAGCTAATATGAAGTTTAGTTTAATCCCTTGGATCTTTGGCTAAAGTGAATCCTGTATAGTTGATTTGTTGTCTACATTTCAGGTGGATTTGGAGGGGCATTTTTTGTAACTGTCAAGCTCTAGTATTGAGCCATTTTGAGCTTTGTTATAGATTTTCTAatagaatcaaataaatttcaaaatgaCATGAGGATATATGAGACCCATTAATATAATTTGTGTAGGACTAAATGTCTATTTCTCAAGCATGTGTCTATTGTTCTGTTTATGGTttgtttttatgattttttcttcaaaagcTATTAATTTGATATCATTATATCCAACACTCCAGAGTCCAGCCTTATTGCAGGTTGTTTATTGTTAGTTACATCCCATCAAACTTGAACTATCTGTTATTGTTTTAACCTCCATGGCAGGAATAGGAGAGCCTTTGAAGAGCTTGGAGGCGAGGTAGCCTCAACTAGAGGCGCCAACGAGCTTGCTCGTGGGGACGAACGACGACAGTGTAGTCATTGACTGTGAAGAGAAGGATGATGACAAAAATTCAGACAACAATGTTGAAGATGTGAAGATAGTGAAACAAGAGGATTCAGCAGCTGTGGAAGTTGAATCCAGTCCCAGCAAAAAGGGAGGTAGCCAGCTTTTTCCATTTCTTGATGAATGATTAATGCCTATTTCTTATGTTTGAATATTGAGGCATGCTAGCTTGAATTTGATGAAATGATGTTGGGGGTTGTATCAGTTATATCTATATAGTATATGTTTTCATGGTGCAACTATTAAAGAAGGCAAATGGTGAAGACAAGAAACAAACATGGTTGAATCATCAAGCATGTGTTGATAAAGAAGGAATGAAGATTCACATCTTCTCCATCTTCAATGTTTGAGCAATCTTATTAGACAAACAATATGCCGTTGATTGAATGGTGATCATTGGATTAACAGCAACAGCTCCCGGCAGCACACTCGCATGATGCCTCCCAACTCTCCCCATTCTCATCAACTGCTCCTTCCTCTTAATCCACCCCCATTTTGCAGCTCCCCATTCTGATGCGCCGAGCAATACGTCGTCCACGCCCTCGCCCTCGCCCTCGGCTCCTCCCCCGTCGAGGAACTCCTCCACCTCCCTCTCCCCGACCCCCTCGCACCTCAGCCTCTGCCCGTCGCTCTGATGCGTGCCCACCTCGACCGCCCCGGCCCCCACCAGTATCCTCAGCAATGATGGTTTATGCAAAAATGGCAAACGTGATGTTGCAAGAGATCTTTTGAGGGAACTTCCTTCTAATGGTTTGCAACCTAATGTTTGGATATATAATATGATCCTTCATTCACTTTGTCAAGAAGGATCTATGGAGGAGGTAGAACGTTTGCTTGTAGAGATGAAGAATCGTGTGACATACAACATGTGTGAATTTTATGAATGGATATTTGTTTGCAAAAAGTTGTTGTATTTGGATGAGCTCACTGCATTTTTATATTCAGAATTCATATGTATTTTGTCTTTAAAAGGATTAAACATTTTGTGCCTATATATTACGTTGAAGCCAGAAATTAATTACTAATTCATAATTCAGAAGTTAGAACTCTTTTTCGAATATGCACGCAGGCAGGGGCGTTGGCAGAGGCCTAGCACCCtgtctattttttatttttatttttttattacctatattttttatgtgattaatttttttttatatataaattcgcCTTATCACAAAATTTCGATGAAATCTCGCTCGATCATGATTAAATTCCTGTATCCATTATTGCTTGCAGGAGCAATGAGCTTCTCCGTTCGCCATTTGTAAGTATATTATATTAAGTAACCCtttcaagtatgattagaaaAGTTTTTGTAACAACATaaattcatttatatatttaacgttatttattatgattttaaagTGGCTTTGAAAATAGGCCTTAGAATGTATTTCCAATAATTTAAGTTTGGGCCAAGTTATAATTGCAATAATATTTTAGCCCAAATAAGGCCCAAATATTTTTGAGCCCAAACATTATTATTGAGGCCCAAGCATTATTGCTGAGCTTGAATTTGTGACTAGACAAAGATCGAAGACATCCATTCTTGAATCTATTATAAAACCACGAAGATAAAGtagaagaaaataaatgaatatccATTTCTGCAGGTGtatgaattattaaaatatgagaatATATATGCACACATGATGGGAAATATTACTCAAATCGACTAATTCAAAACCACCCACaaataaaggaaaagaaagtaCCCTTCCAAACATCACAAGAAAAATCTTttttacaaaaaagaaaaagaaaaacaggagATCAGCCCCGAAGCCTGAGTGgattatgatgttatatgtcaCTTCGTCCGGTGCACAACCATGaccagtggcggagccaggattttttttttggggggggggggctgaactgttaCGGGGGTGGTAGCCCCcgggaaattttttttgggggcattcaatacattttagacattttttactaaaatacaaatataataataataataataataataataataataataataataataataacaacattttcatagataatatagttcaaaacatttactaaattttttttttggggcattcaatacattttagacattttttactaaaatacaaatataataataataataataataacaacatttttcatagataatatagttcaaaacatttactaatttttttttgggggcattcaatacattttaga is a window encoding:
- the LOC130999767 gene encoding putative disease resistance RPP13-like protein 1; its protein translation is MEAAAATAVLKVLVQKLIDLPMKEISQIRGFRKNAEKLAGSLDMIQKFLHNAEMRAITSDAAVKCWLKKLEDVAFDADNVLDDINYHILSKQIKATKPMKAKILSGFSSSVNSIARPRNMAVRIKKINKNLESIKKEATDLGLVVRLAIANEPTLVDASLETDSYTRDPIFIGRDDAVSEIVRTLINGIKTDERAVSILPIVGMGGLGKTTLTRKVFNCLKDESRFGSHLWVHVSPNFDAITLFKKILNNLTSCQVEIASREDILAKLKEALKDKTYLLVLDDVWNQDGLKWEDFMNSFSGVSCVKGNAIIVTTRNMEVASIVNTLHIHELKGLSKEECWSIIKVKAFGKKDVPSEFKAIGRKIARRCQGLPLAANIVGGVLRNKSEEKWRSVEEKWLSADEGGDNITNILRLSFDNLSLPSLKKCLAYCAMFPKGSKISKWKLIEMWMAEGFLQADERDEMESVGEKFINILLHNSLLQVSKRDDDGNVKKCGMHDLVHDLACSVSSSSNSTGGSSRVRYMTLEDNYCSDESSGIPKEMAKSLRTLLITSKADISDINFSDLESLHVLHLHSEVLNELPSSIRKLIHLRDFDISKTRIEVLPDWIGEFFHLQTLRVEAGWLRKLPSTIKYLINLRHLYIDWRVELPMGIGRLTSLQTLTHFPVGDENGCKIEELGSLNNLKGEVRIWKLERVHDKEEAGKANLFKKSKILKLCMKWDPRREGERNDEDVLEGLQPHSHLRELVIDEFNGKRFPLWTRKMAVRHMPGGSWVVLNNLMSLSLIRCREFEEIPMLGHLPNLKSLQLHELSNLKYINSSFYGMVNKDTRIVFPALEKFTLEDMPMLAEWAEIEISDGSEVKLFPRLRYLEIENCKQLMSVPSHVSSCLEELSIVKIGVECLSADWLLSNSETLSNLTISYCTNLREILSNRWGEEESEGRSFRITSLPIFPRLKDLYILHVPKLSLETVDAMRRLQIDGYKRIDP